Proteins from a single region of Hordeum vulgare subsp. vulgare chromosome 6H, MorexV3_pseudomolecules_assembly, whole genome shotgun sequence:
- the LOC123404651 gene encoding uncharacterized protein LOC123404651, translating into MSDGSGQAATPEGPARARCRRGPTIARRWRGPARARCRRGQASARRQRVGWLGERLGGSFRIGLGSSFNYMGMSRGVEMETTKPAATAYLRKWHWKLELAKSDGSCAMVPFDSLEMGTRSKKTNPTSPAMSTRSKRRLSL; encoded by the exons ATGTCGGATGGATCCGGCCAGGCCGCGACGCCAgaggggccggccagggcgcgaTGCCGGAGGGGTCCGACCATTGCGCGACGATGGAGGGGGCCGGCCAGGGCACGATGCCGGAGGGGTCAGGCCAGTGCGCGACGTCAGCGGGTGGGGTGGCTTGGTGAGCGGCTCGGCGGCAGCTTCAGGATAGGGCTCGGCAGCAGCTTCAACTACATGGGCATGTCCAGAGGG gTTGAAATGGAGACAACAAAGCCAGCGGCAACTGCATATCTTAGGAAGTGGCATTGGAAGTTGGAGCTTGCTAAAAGCGATGGAAGTTGTGCTATGGTGCCATTTGACAGCCTTGAAATGGGCACTAGAAGCAAAAAGACTAACCCAACCAGCCCTGCAATGAGCACAAGAAGCAAAAGAAGGCTTAGCTTGTGa
- the LOC123405994 gene encoding golgin subfamily A member 1, translating into MRLSTGCPSPSPAAALAAAHRSTSPSCRTATHVMFRHKLSFMVAFQTQHLKYAPCLIKSVVKSIRSNITDGDNGTTEPARELLERLFAKTQSLDTGASNDSELGVSIEVLKSEFEGALSILRKKERDLRNAEKRVSDDRTRLSKTKQDLDQREETIRKVYVRQQDIEKALKRASRDLALRVKQISNLKLLVEGQDRTIASSQALLSQKVIEVENLKQDMFTKNEEADLMRSEIKSKEQLLLTANQAVVQQEATVRELQSEIKRKIIDIARSDELRKTNEDKLKVAEQELEKQNLGWLAAQQELKELAQLASDDTDDIKGIITDFKRVRSLLDVVRSELISSKDAFASSRRQIEDQAVQLREQVQELEDQRVLLMSHTHDLEAARLEIQGKTQELNYAQSRCHELESHLLQEMEKVESLEAELTKERQSLEHRTEEVDFLQKELVQKENECTKSQELVKVKEFELLEARYEVQDMKLKVESIQLAVQEKDSELSATQSRLTEVSSEVVKLQQLLNSKEDQLVQARTELHDKEQHIETLESELDSIRLRCSQAESVVQRMAELTGDLASSVKTGETDIYTLLDDEIASAGTTLESNLHKHNQLEADIEMLRECLRHKDMDLRAAHEALDAKDQELKAVLKKWDVKERELHELEELLDPSATNELACFSNETTEGGVVGEMELQELQIGAAEVEALAATTALRKLADMTKDLFKHDKGDSGIDLAASGSQKLRNCDSKMEVHKKTDVILEAEKEITRLFSLTKQIVTDDIINDVDER; encoded by the exons ATGCGCCTCTCCACCGGCTGCCCATCCCCCtcgccggcggcggcgctggcCGCCGCTCACCGCAGCACATCCCCGTCGTGCCGTACCGCCACTCAT GTTATGTTCAGACATAAGCTGAGTTTCATGGTGGCATTTCAGACTCAGCATCTGAAATATGCTCCttgcttgatcaaatcagtcgtaAAAAGTATTAGATCAAATATAACTGATGGTGATAATGGAACGACTGAGCCAGCTAGAGAATTGCTGGAGCGGCTATTTGCGAAGACACAAAGTTTAGACACTGGTGCTTCAAATGACAGTGAACTGGGCGTGAGCATTGAGGTCCTGAAATCTGAATTCGAGGGTGCCTTGTCTATCCTCAGAAAGAAAGAGAGGGATCTTCGCAACGCAGAGAAGAGGGTTTCCGATGATCGGACAAGGTTGAGCAAGACGAAGCAGGACCTTGATCAGAGAGAGGAGACGATCCGCAAAGTTTATGTAAGGCAACAAGATATAGAGAAAGCACTGAAAAGGGCAAGTAGAGATCTGGCGTTGCGAGTGAAGCAGATCAGTAATCTGAAGCTTCTGGTTGAGGGGCAAGATAGGACTATTGCCAGTTCACAAGCTTtgctttctcagaaggtaattgaAGTGGAAAATCTCAAACAAGACATGTTCACAAAGAACGAGgaagctgacctgatgcgttcagagATCAAGTCCAAAGAACAGCTGCTTCTTACAGCTAATCAAGCTGTTGTGCAGCAAGAAGCAACAGTTAGGGAGCTGCAGAGTGAAATTAAAAGAAAGATAATCGATATCGCCAGATCAGATGAATTGAGGAAAACTAATGAAGATAAACTGAAAGTTGCTGAACAGGAACTTGAGAAGCAGAATTTAGGATGGTTAGCAGCACAGCAAGAGTTAAAGGAACTTGCCCAACTGGCATCCGATGATACAGATGATATCAAGGGTATTATCACTGACTTCAAACGTGTGAGGTCTCTGCTAGATGTTGTACGCTCTGAATTGATCTCTTCAAAAGATGCTTTCGCTTCCTCTCGCAGACAAATAGAAGATCAAGCGGTGCAGCTGCGGGAACAAGTACAGGAACTTGAGGACCAAAGGGTATTGCTGATGTCTCACACCCATGATTTGGAGGCTGCTCGACTGGAGATTCAAGGGAAGACACAGGAGCTCAATTACGCACAGTCTCGTTGTCATGAACTTGAGTCACATTTACTTCAGGAAATGGAGAAGGTCGAGTCTCTAGAAGCCGAATTAACCAAAGAAAGACAGAGCTTAGAACATAGAACTGAAGAAGTAGACTTTCTTCAGAAGGAGCTtgtacagaaagaaaatgagtgcaccaaatCACAAGAACTTGTTAAAGTAAAAGAGTTTGAGCTGTTAGAAGCCAGATATGAAGTCCAAGATATGAAGTTAAAGGTAGAGTCTATTCAATTGGCTGTTCAAGAAAAGGATTCAGAGCTTTCTGCTACACAGAGCAGACTAACTGAAGTCAGCAGTGAAGTTGTTAAACTTCAGCAGTTGCTAAATAGCAAGGAGGATCAACTGGTTCAGGCTAGAACTGAATTGCATGATAAAGAACAACATATAGAAACACTGGAGAGTGAATTGGATAGCATACGACTCAGATGCTCGCAAGCTGAATCCGTGGTTCAAAGGATGGCTGAGCTCACTGGCGATCTTGCTAGTTCCGTAAAAACTGGAGAAACGGACATCTATACATTACTGGATGATGAAATTGCAAGCGCAGGTACAACCCTCGAGTCCAATTTGCATAAGCATAATCAACTGGAGGCTGACATAGAGATGTTAAGAGAATGCTTGCGGCATAAGGACATGGACTTGAGAGCTGCTCATGAAGCACTTGATGCCAAAGATCAAGAGCTGAAGGCAGTACTTAAAAAGTGGGATGTGAAGGAGAGGGAACTACATGAGTTGGAAGAGTTACTGGATCCCAGTGCCACAAATGAACTTGCTTGTTTCTCCAATGAGACAACCGAGGGCGGAGTTGTAGGAGAGATGGAGCTCCAAGAGCTTCAAATTGGAGCTGCGGAGGTGGAAGCACTTGCTGCTACGACTGCATTGAGGAAGCTTGCAGACATGACTAAGGATCTCTTCAAACACGACAAAGGTGATTCTGGTATTGATTTGGCTGCATCAGGGAGTCAAAAACTCAGAAATTGTGATTCTAAAATGGAAGTACACAAGAAGACGGATGTGATTCTTGAAGCTGAAAAAGAAATAACTAGGCTCTTCTCATTGACAAAACAGATTGTTACTGATGACATAATAAACGATGTTGATGAACGATAG